Below is a window of Drosophila miranda strain MSH22 chromosome 3, D.miranda_PacBio2.1, whole genome shotgun sequence DNA.
CATAGATGTGGAATGTAAACGAAATAATTTTTATCAAAACTAATAGATATGGGGAAAATATGTGTATTGGAAATGATTTTCGAAGACTGAAATCCCAAGGATATGGGAGATTCAAAGGTTTCTAGAGTAGAGTATTTCCCCCCACCACAGCAATCCAATCCGATCGACATCCGTATCCGTTTTGTGCGAGTAGTTCAAGTCCTCATCTATTCCGATTCCGCTGAATGTTCCGCTCTAATGCGCAATCAGCAGTGGCAAGGCCAATCACATTACCATTTCACACAGGGAGCAGAGGCATTGGCATTGGACTCCGCGTGGGAGTCCAACTGCAGCGTGGCGCCACCACAGAGATACACGACATTTTAATTGGACTTTTACCCGTCCAGAGCTCCATCTCCGCCCAGCATCCACATCAGGAACGGCATTGGCACCTGTGGAGACTCGCAAATCAACCCAAAAGCGGACTGAGGAGAAAAAGAGAAAGCAGCCACGCCACGCCCCCACACCTACTACCTACTGCCCAGTGCCCAGGCTGTGGCAAGCGGATTAGCCGCTAATTAAACGCCAATTGGAAATGTTTGCTAAACTGTTTGAGTCCCCCAGATCGGGTGTGGGGTCTGGATACCTTTGCAAAGTATTTCCAATGctttctttctcgctctgcgccactctctctctatctctgttcCACTGCCATGTGTCACTGGTctaaatttatgcaaattgccAGCTGCAAGTGGCCTCGGACTCGGCCTCGGCCTCGGAGTTGCCACCGCAGCGCAGCATCGTCTCGCACAATTCATTTTTGCACGCGGCTCCATTCGCGCCTGCAGTTTTCTATTCTCTGCTCTTTTAAATGGCAGGAGGAGGGGGAACGGGATAAGGGATACCCTTTCGAGGGAAGCTGCAACACCAGACCACAAGATCTACCAGCGGAGGCTAGAGACCTTCATGAATGCACATGCATGTCCCAATGCTAACAGCGGAATAATCTCCCCTGAAAGAGTGCTCCCCATTTCGGAGTTCCCCCGAAACTGCCCTTCTGTTTGTTGGTTCTGGATAGTTTGTGCTGCCTGCGCTGATTATTAAATCACAAGGCAGGGTCCAAACTGGAGCCGGCAGCAGCAATCTGATATGCAAAATCTGTTCTAGCCCAGACTCTGGCAATGGTAGGGGGGCCGCACCGGCTCCTCTCTGCCATCATCTGTTCCTCGTTAATTACAGCCCAGTTTCAGTGCTGTGCACTCTGGCAACAACTTGTTAAAAATACCCGTTGCCAGTTTATTAGAGGGCAACTAAAGCAGCTAGCTGCCCGCCAGTGGAGTGCCGGGGAAATTTACTTGAGAGTTTAGCGCGAAACCTGTTTTAATGACTAAGATGACGCCCAGCCCCCTCCTGGCGCGCAGGAGCAACAAACTTGAGTTTGTTGAGTGGAAATTGTGCCCGCGATGCGGGGGAGCAGATTAGgattaaatttaatttcgaGTCATAATCAGGGAGGGGGGTTCGTCGTGCAAAGGGTGCTTAAAGTGGCAGCTCTGAAATAAAAACTAAACCATTTTGTAAGCATGCTGCAGAATACATCTGAGAATGTTTCCGAATCTTACAAATTTTCTTAAGCTTTTTGcattacgaaaataaaagaGAACAAAACCGTTTTACGGCATACATTTTATTCCACTGCCGCCGTTTGGTATTATTGTTTTAAAATCCTTCAAATCCGTTGTTTTACTGCTTACTGCCTGCTCTCAAGGAGGACAACTTTTAAGCTCTGCTTAAGGCGGCCCAAGGAGCCAGCACCCCCTCCAGCATTGAGGGGAAAACTTTTGTCATGCACCACGTCCTTCCATCGAGCTGTTCATCATCTGTCGCGGACCTGTCCCAGACCTCTCAAAGCCGTACGCGGAATTTGACAGGGCACCTAATTGACGGTGCCCGTGTCTCCGCGAAAACTGTTTTGACATTTGCGACCGCGCGCGCGCTCtgcatttaattaattttaattgaaaaagccCAGCAAAACGGATTAGCTCTGGACCCGGGGCCTGAACCTGAACCTGGTCCCCGGCAAAGTTCAAAGTTTGGGCTGCAGAACGAAAACTTAAAAACTTTTGCGCCCCAGTTGCTTATGGGGTCAAGTTGTGTCGGTCTGACAGCCAGTCCGCGGCGGCAATCCTCGAGAATCAAAGTCGGCCAGCCAGTCCGCGGCGGCAATCCTCGAGAATCAAACTCAAACACAAGCAGGGGCAACTATTTTCACAGCCAACAggcaacagccaacagccaacaacAGAGTCTACGATTTTTACGATGATGATGCATTAGATTAAAAACTTTGTCCGTCACGGAGACGAGTGTCTTGGCAACACATGAGGATGCGGATCTAATGAAATGGCTGCTTATTTATGGGCTAGATTAAAATTTTTTAAATGGAAAGTAATTCTACGCCCAATGTACAGTCATAAAACAAAGTTATCCGTCCTTCAGCTTCAGCGAGGGAAAACTTTTCCATCAGCAGACAACTTTTGTAGGTTTTAACGACTTTACTTTGCATTGCAACGACTCTCCCGCAGTGAAGGACCCCCAGATACCAGACTCCGGATTCGGTTTTAATGGTTGACACAACATATTCGCTCGCATTCCACTGCCGCTGGCACATATCCTATGCCCGCCTCGGCTAATTGTTGCGCCTTCGATTTTATGGCACTTGGAAAGCCATTAATCCGTATTTGATATCCGTCTAATTAGTTTCCCCGCCTACCGGGACCATTTTATGGCCAACACACTTTGGGACCACCGGTTCTCGTAAATTTTGATGATTGATCTACCACAAAGAAATGGTCGTAATGCTTTTGACACCTCGTTTCGTCGATCTATTGGCTTCAGAGAACTGGGCACCTGGCCCCCGCTTAATGTCTTTGTACTCGATGCACCGCCCCTTAACCATGGAATTACCCAGTATCTGGTCTGCCTTTCCTTTGTCCAGTTCGACATGTTCTGCAAGAAGGCAAGAGAAGTTGGTAGGATTAGTAGCTGAAACGGAACGGAGCAGAGCGGAGCGGAACGTGCTGCCGCATTGCCATTCGACGGCAAACAATGGAAAATGTGCTTTGATTGTTGGCCAAACACGACAGGAGACGCACCAGGCACGCACCTGAACAAGAGAGGGATGTGTGCCATGGCAAATAGCACAAAAGTCGTAATGACCAGAGGAACTGCTAATGTGTCTGCCTGCCCCCAACCCggctgcttctgctcctgcttctgctcctgccgTTGCAAGCGATGCGTGGCCGCTTTGCCTACGCACTGGTTGGCCAAGGCTTTTTGCCAATTTCCTGCACAAAGCGCGGGAATCTGTTTCGGCCACATGGCCAGGCCCTTTGTCCATTGCTGATGAGGAGCGCGCACCAATGCAAGCCATGCGGCACTAATCAGAAGCTTCTAGCTGCCTCAATTACAGATCGTCGCTTGCCGCATTTCACAGCGTGATGTGGAAATCAATGGAGAGCATTCATACATCACGATAAGTAGGAGGCACCCACCCAGATGCTGAAAGGAAGCCGAGTACAGTTTTACATGCACTGGCAATGGTCTATTGGTCGGAGGTcatgtttttattttaaaacATTTATCTGTTAGAGCTAGAACACTTTCACTTTGGGGGCATTGGGGCTATGCAATGGGCCTTCAATGAGGATTTCCATAGCGACCCTTGATCGATGCCCGCGAGGCACATGTTTTGCCAGTGGCGGAGGTTGTAAATTCATTCGTACCAGCCACTGTTGCACCTGAAGCCAATTACGGGTACAgaaaaaaattttaattaattgaattttgtgtgtctgtgtgtgtgtttgtttgtgcCCCATAGGCAACATCCCTGAAAATATGCGAATTGCATTAATGAACCAAAAACGTTGCAATTAATTGACTTTTCCCTCCTTTAattaattcttttttttttactctCTATTTTTGCCAAGGGATGCGAAACTTTTAGCGCTCAAATTAGGTCgattttcatttcgtttcgcTTGGTTTGGTTTCATGTCCACCAATTAATCAAGTTGTTTTTAAATGTATTAAAATCGCATGGCTGTGGTTGCCAATGGCCGTCGAATGGTTTCCAATTTACTTTGTGGATTCCGAAAATGTGAGCCATTAATtgcctgtttttttttttttgttggtgcaAACCAAAGGCCAGATTTCATCGCTGTCCTTCGGGTTTTATTTTATGTGTCTCCGCTTTTGGGCCGGGTCAGTTTCGCTTGGCCAAGAAGTGTCGCGAAATTCTTTTTAATAATGCAAGTTTGCACATTTTTAATTGTGGCGCCGACAGCCGCAAGAGCCCGGCTGCTCACTTGACCCACAAAGGTGCGGCTGCTGTTTTTCTTAGTCGCTGGAAGAACAGAGCACAGAGCACAGAACACAGAACACAGAGGGAGAACAAACTACTCTTGGCACCTATGCTCCCACGACCCATACCCGTACGTATACGTATAAAGGGACGCGGCAAGGACATTACGACTAAATGTAAACAgcttaattaaaaaataaaactcCGCTCGGCACGTACACGgggaaaacacacacacaaaaaaaacaagcaGCACACAGGGAAAatcccacccacacacatgcCTGCCGCATGCATCCGCGCTTTTCCTCTGTGCgaaggtgtgtgtgtgtgtgtgggtgtgtgtgtccGTGTTCGCTCTCTTTATTTGCTTAAATGCACGAAAgtgtttttaatttaatttttcgtCTTTTTGCACTTTGCTCTTTGAGGCAGTTCCTAATTAAAATGAAAGTAATTTTTCATCGGCCCCAGAGCGAGTGGAAAAAGTAAAATAATTTTCTTCTCCGTCCACATGCCGCTGAAGTGctcattaaaaaatgtttcAAAACGTTGCAGTTTTTGAAAAGCGCTCGCACTTCttctaataaaaaaaataaaaaaaagaagaaaagaaaGGAGAATACTGAAATGTTTGCAATGTTTTTAACgagaaaattgaaaattatTTCCTCCAGAGTCTGGCGCCAGCTCCCTtccgctcctcctcctcctcctcctcctgcttctcctcccTTCGTTTGTCGTCAGCTGTTCGAGTGTTTTTCCAAGTCGAAACTTTTCTTTTAAATATTTTCCATACTTATCCCAGAAGGAAGTGCGGCAAAAGTTTTATGCATACGCATTGATGGGtgagtgggtgggtgggtgtaTGGGGGGGGGCATGGAGGACTCCCTTATGGATGCTGCTCCATTGCATGCGGAGGATAGGATGCTCTCAGCGGGGTGTAATTATAAAGTTCTCACCAGGGGGTAGATGGGGCAGGTAACTTTTCTTTTAAGAATTGTGACTGAAACTCAAATAAATCCGTGAAACATCAGTTGTGTCTCGCATATCCGATTGAGATGCCCCTCTATGGCTGGAGCAACCCTCGCTATCTCGCACTCGCATGCTGCTTCCCCCAATTTGCATCCCAAATTGTTTACTTCTGGCATTCAAATGCACTTTATCAATTCAAATTGAGTCGAGTTGCATGACGACTTGGGAAATTAGTTTCCAGCTAAAATTTCAACAAACAAGAAGCATGAAAAATGTGTTTGCCTTACAGATAAGATATGCATACACACGAGTGTATGCCAGGGATAGGGATACGGGGTCTGGATCCACTGGATCCACTATGAGTATGAGTGCTAGAGTCAACCTCCTCTAGGGCTCCACAAATTGCTCGCTGGGGAGCTATCCATTTGGGTGCCAACCCAGCCAAATGGCGCTATCAAAGCCAGCGAATGTCTATTTAATTGTGTCTGCAGTGATGTCGTAGCCTGGACCTGGAACCTGGTACCTGATGGCGGCAGCATCAAATGCACTTTAGCGGACACGACACAGACACAGGTGATGGGCGGGTAACCGCCCAGCAGTCAATGCTGTGCTGGAGATGGAGTCGCGGAGTCGGAGTCTGTGGTGTGGCTGCCACACCTGCAGAAGTGTCGCGTGGGGGTGCCAGGCAGCCAGACAGTCAAACATTCGCTTGCTTGCCAGCGATAGTGGTAATGGAGAGGGATGGGACGAGGCGGGACTCGAATAAAGTCATAAAGTCTGATTTCGCCTGTTCATACTCATTATCACGTAACGTCGCCGTGTAATCGTGTCGCTgttgataatgataatgataacGATAATGATGATGTTAACCAAGTGGAATCGCACTTTCTCTGTGAAAGAAGAAAGAATCTTTCCTCATTTATTTGGAGGAGCAGCTGGTGCGACGAACTTAAACTTTCTGACCAAAACGGACACTTTTGTGAAACAATTTAAAAAGTCATTGTCATCGGCATGCGAATCCTTCTTCCTTTGGAgagtggctctggctctggccctCCGCCCGTGTCCTGTCAATGGCGTCGTCATTTGTTTTGTTGCCCATTACAGCGGCGGTCAGTGTCCCGAATCTCGAGTTGAAAACGAAATTGTCATTGCAGCAGGTCCTTGCCACGGGCATCTCCTCTAGCTGGCCATTCGCTGGACTCTTCGGAAAGTGTGTCCCAAGTTCGTGGTTCGTTGCCTCGGCTCGCACATCcttgttgggttttgtttgTGTCAGGAAAGTTTTAACTAGGAGGTGGCTTGCTGCCGCCTTTGTTTTCGCCGCTTACGTGACAGGGCAATTTTGAAAATAATTTCAAGTCTTGCAGCCAACACGCTCCGCAGTAATTGTTGTTACATTTCAAACGAAAATAACTATCACTCAGAGCGGAGTGTAAAAACGTTTTCCACTGACACAACAGTTTTGTTGTGCCCGTCCCAAAGACTAGATTGGTCTCGACTTGAATATCGACGGGGGAGGAGCTCAGCAGACGGGGCAAGGAGAGTGAAAAATGTGTAAAAGTCTGGGcaatttatattaaaaagTGAAAATTATATGCTCCCCCAAGAGAGATTCATTTCACGATTATCAAAGTCCTTGGAGGAACCAGCAGTCTCCATGGCCCCCCCTTTTGATTAAGGGACAATAACCTTGCAGCAAATGTTGCTGAAATTCATTATTGCATCGTAATGAGGGTAAGTGGTGGAAGGCAATGGCTCCCAACAGTGTAATTTGTGCAGGCGAAAGCCACAGGATTTTATTGAGCGGAAAATTAAAAGCATAAACTTGCACGCTTTAAATTTCAATGCAAGAcggtggcagtggcggtggcACCCACAAAAGTCCACGTCCAAGTCTTCTGCTGGCCTGGACTCACGCGCATACTAAATTCTACTTATTGACAGGCTGCAGTGCACGCCAGAACGTGTTCCGATAAGCGGAACAGCGGAACAGAACAGCGTGGGGGAATCCGGGATGGGAATACTTGGAAGAAATGTGCAGAAACGAGTTGAAAAATAGTGATTGCGGCATTAGTTGGGACATGAATCTTCGGGCGAATATTAATTGGGTAAATTATGACAAATTTTGAGTGAGAAATATTTCAATATCCCCAGGGGCTATCAGATGCTCAGCAGTTTTCCATGCCGCCCAGACTGCCACTCGCATTAGGTATTCATGAGTTGCAAGCGAAGCCAAGAGGAGAGGAGGTAGAGGTAGAGCTCCCCAAAGGACTGCCAAAGGTGAAAAAGGAAACAACAGACAGGACTTCCCCTTGAACTCTCGAGTGCATCCGCTTAGGATAAGCCTCATTATCGTGGCAGATTATGACACCCGTCTTCAGCAGAGCTTCCCGGAAGGCAGTCCTCCTTCAAGTGGAGCCCTTCTCCGATCAAACTGTTTTATTGAGTAACCAGAGGAGTGACGGTGTGCCCACCAGTCAGTGGAATATTAAACTGGGGATGATGGTCGATAAGGTCGAACTGCAGAATCTTGTAGGTGGACACCAGCCACTGGCCCATGCAGCGACTGTTCTCCCGCACGTTGCCCATTCGCGTAGGTTTGACGGAGTAGTCCCGCCGGAAGCGCACAAAGATCTCGGCAAAGATGAGCGGATGGGCCGCGACCAGCGACGAGTTGTTGGCATTCTGCCGCATCAGACTGTTCACCTCCTCGAGATCCTTGGACGAGCTGAAGTCGTTGCTGCGACGCAGCGCCACGTAGACCACGTCGATGAAGGCGAACTTGTGGCCGTAgtgctgcagcagctgcacCTTCAGCGGAATGACGCGATGGATGTGACGGCGCTCGAAGCGCATCATTTGCAGCCGCCAGTCGTGGGTGCCGTCTATCAGGTCGTGGCTGATCTGCTTGTACCCCATGGGCGTGGAGCACCTCTCGACATTGCGCGCCCGCTTGCGCCGGATGAAGTCGGTGATGATGAGCGCCCCATGGCTGGAGTTCTCCACGAACTTGGCCTCCGAGAAGGCCCAGTCGCGCAGAATTTTCAGCTTCAGCAGGCTCAGCTTGCTGACCAACAGACTCCACGGGCCGTAGAAGTAGATCAGGGCCGGCAGAGACACCTCCCCCGGCGTCTCCACGCCGCGCACAACGTCCACCTGTATGCTGAGGTGATTCGTCTCGTTGCTCCTCTGCAGATCGGGCACCGGATTCACGTACGTCTGGCGCGCCTTGGCCGGGGCTTGCGTCCCCAGCACACGGATCGCTCTCCTCACCTGGCCAGGGGGCGCTGGCGGACTGCCCTGGTATACCCGAGGACATATCCGGCGCATCAGCGGAAGGTCGAGTCTCAGATTCATCGGGAGCCTCATGTTTCCATTGTTGAATTTTGATCAAACTTTCTTAGATGTTAGCCGAAACATATCGCTTAAATCAGAGCCCTATTTTCCAAATGACGCGACAGTCAAAGGCTAGTCGGAGAGCAGGGAAACCTCGGCCGCAATGCAATTAGGTAACCCTTAGGTAACCATTGTTTGTATTTCATAAACCTTGACAGATCTAATTTCTCATATTGACAGCAACAATGAGTCCTAATTGCGCCAACATGGAAGGGAATCGACTCCACGTGGGACCTCCTCGGGTGGCATCCCGCAGGAATTTAGCAGACATTGATGCAGGGCACATCATGCAATTATCGAGTGCATTAGCAAATGCGAAACGCATCCAACGCCTCGCCCTGCCCtgtcctgccctgccctgccctgccccgccCTCTTCCTTTGATTGTTTGTCTTACGAGTGGCGTGTGCGATTGGCGCTCATCTGAAGGATAAACAAACAATAGGGATCCGGAGGAGACATGCCACCAGACACGCCCCAttccacatgccacatgccacattaAGCTCAAATATGCGGCATTCCTGCCCACAGACAGACGTGTCTATAAACTTAATTCAAATCAATTTAATTGCTCGACGACTGATGCAAATTTCATAGGGATAATTGAGTGGAGTGCCAGCTCATAAAATATTTGTCAACGCAGGAACTGATATTAGTTGCCTCAAAATGTCACTGATAATAGAATGGAGATGGTTCTCTCTCCAAAACCCCCCTTTTTTAATCCTCAATGAAAGCATTTCCATCTGTATGGATGCCGGGAAAACTCTTTAACTATTCAGAGGATACAAATCCTAAAACCATCTATGTTTCATGCCGGAGATTTATCAAACGAAATATGAAATGAAACGTAACGCAACGAAAGGACAACAATAAAGCAACTGAATGAATAAATGCAGAAGAATGGTCGAGAACAAGTGGAAAAGCACCGAGGGATTTGCTGTGAATCGAGTTGATGCCGAAATGGAAATGCGAGTCGAGTATTCCAGAGTATTTGGGCACACAAAATCCCCATGTAATCCCACCGGCAGAGCGGTGCGGACACCGGGCCCGGCCccggccctggccctggcccgaCCCAGCCCCGGTCAccccagagagagagcaaaGTATTGCAATAAAATATGTTAAGTAAATACGGGAAAGAGTGTGGGTACGGGGAAAGGAGGGCAAAACTAAACAATAAGCCAGAAAGTACGCTTGATTAAGTTTAACTTCCGGTCTGTTATAAATTGAGCATTTATGTGGGATTTGTTTGCGAAAAGCGTTTCTACTTTGTTGGTCTCTGGTCTTCTACCAAAAATCTATCCCAGCCAAACAGCCAACCATCTATCCATCCGTCCATCTGTCCATCAGTCGTCCATCTATCCAgactcctctctctctctcggtttCATCGTTTGTCCTGTCTgtgcagcacacacacacacactctcgtATGTCTATTTCCGGCGGAAGTGGTGAATAAAACATGAAACGAAATAAAATGACGGCCGCCCCAAGGCACAGGCAGTGGTAGAGGTTGAggtaaaaaaaaggaaagaaagAAACTTTTAGTGGCCTAAAGTGAACATCCGTTGGTGAGCGAACATCCAGGCTCTggattttgttttgtttgctttggcgCAAATGGCTAAATTATTCGTAAACCGGCCAATCGAAGGGTCAACAAAAATTAAATGGCAAACATTTCGTTGATAAACTCTCAAGCCAGACAGAGCCGTCGCCGAAGCTCTGGGGGGGGGGCAGAACGAAATATGCCATAGATGCCAAAGAACTAAGGCATTTAATATCCGTAAATAAAATATTCAATTTCCTCCAAACTGACAAACCTAGGAAATGGTCAAGAGACAGAATATTTACCTGCTTGCAGATGTGATACGAGAATAATGTCTCTGTTAAATCGAAGCGAAAGCCGGCCGCCCTACAACAACTTCAGCGAAGTATCTTCAGATATTCCGGCCATCAGAATATTATAATTCTATTCGAAATGGTAATTATCTTTATTGCCCTGGCCTAAGGCACTCAAGTGGCCAATCTATTGCATTTCAAAAGACCATAAGCTGCAGTTCGGAGCCAAATCTCATTTGGTAGAGTGCTGGGTCCAGGACTAGGGACTGTGCTAATCGTCTGCATCATTAACGATCCTGTGGCTAGATTGACCGCAAATTATTTTACCAGGATTTCCACTTGGCAAAGGAATAAACCCAAGCCCAAAGGAGCAAATATTTCTGTTGATTTCGTTGTTTGTTGGGTGCTTTATTCATTGGGGAAGCTAACAGATTATGGAACTAATATGTTGGTTTGGGCTATTGAAGTACTGGATGGCTTGGGCTATGGGAGGTTTTCATTGATGAGTCTTAGGGACAACAGGGATTCATGCAGTAGCCGCAGCAGTTCGAGTAGCAGAACCCTCCACAACAGTAATCGCAGGGATAGCAGCGGGGGGTGCAACAGTTGCAGCCGCATGGCTGGACGCGGTCATACCCCTTTTTGATCATATGTTCGATAATGGCGCCTGAGGGAT
It encodes the following:
- the LOC117188514 gene encoding uncharacterized protein LOC117188514; the encoded protein is MRLPMNLRLDLPLMRRICPRVYQGSPPAPPGQVRRAIRVLGTQAPAKARQTYVNPVPDLQRSNETNHLSIQVDVVRGVETPGEVSLPALIYFYGPWSLLVSKLSLLKLKILRDWAFSEAKFVENSSHGALIITDFIRRKRARNVERCSTPMGYKQISHDLIDGTHDWRLQMMRFERRHIHRVIPLKVQLLQHYGHKFAFIDVVYVALRRSNDFSSSKDLEEVNSLMRQNANNSSLVAAHPLIFAEIFVRFRRDYSVKPTRMGNVRENSRCMGQWLVSTYKILQFDLIDHHPQFNIPLTGGHTVTPLVTQ